One segment of Gaiella occulta DNA contains the following:
- a CDS encoding ABC transporter ATP-binding protein, with product MASSHPPVPLVARGLAKRYGRAAALADVDVRVPAGRVVGLVGPNGSGKTTLLHVVAGLTRPDAGTAVVAGEPAGSRLARARVGLVPDEPAGFDELTVGELVALVHGLWRAGDEATVRARVLLDAFGLAPRAGQRLGSLSRGLRRQASIVAAFSLAPPLVLVDEATATLDPEAIVVLDEAMRALASRGCGVLLATQDLAFADASCDELVLLAQGRVVERGTPAELRERRRASSIEEVFLDVVGERGLRGRVRDDLAAL from the coding sequence GTGGCGTCGAGCCACCCTCCCGTTCCCCTCGTCGCCCGTGGTCTCGCCAAGCGCTACGGCCGCGCAGCGGCTCTGGCGGACGTCGACGTGCGCGTGCCCGCGGGCCGGGTCGTCGGTCTCGTCGGCCCGAACGGCTCCGGCAAGACGACGCTGCTGCACGTCGTCGCCGGCCTGACGCGACCCGATGCGGGAACGGCCGTCGTTGCGGGCGAGCCCGCGGGCAGCCGGCTCGCCCGTGCGCGGGTCGGTCTCGTGCCGGACGAGCCGGCCGGCTTCGACGAGCTCACGGTGGGAGAGCTCGTGGCGCTCGTGCACGGGCTCTGGCGCGCTGGCGACGAGGCGACCGTCCGCGCGCGCGTGCTGCTCGACGCGTTCGGACTGGCTCCGCGCGCCGGGCAGCGGCTCGGCTCCCTCTCCCGCGGACTGCGCCGGCAGGCGAGCATCGTCGCCGCGTTCTCGCTCGCCCCACCGCTCGTGCTCGTCGACGAGGCGACGGCGACGCTCGACCCGGAGGCGATCGTGGTGCTGGACGAGGCGATGCGCGCGCTCGCCTCCCGCGGCTGCGGCGTCCTGCTCGCGACCCAGGACCTGGCGTTCGCGGACGCGTCGTGCGACGAGCTCGTGCTGCTCGCGCAGGGCCGCGTCGTCGAGCGCGGGACCCCGGCCGAGCTACGAGAGCGGCGACGCGCGTCGTCGATCGAGGAGGTCTTCCTGGATGTCGTCGGAGAGCGCGGCCTGCGCGGTCGGGTGCGGGATGACCTGGCTGCTCTGTAG
- a CDS encoding PqqD family protein, which produces MLESGDRLVLPHGVALRDGLLADEVRGEGWPLNAAGELVLARVGASLAEIVDEVAATFALPVARARADVLAFVWQLNRLSLANLDHPGGRLRRLLAWLRLAARLLPAGAIPHSTARRHPVDTTSARRSVLTVFAAVWRRAAAIAFLGVLAVAHVEAFAGSVEPSAALAIGAACGGGLAFHEAAHAVALRGVPTALVVRGRRTYLLHAALASRRRALVALAGPLAVAAAGVLAAAVAAALGSASVAIAAGPLCAHAVALTVLASDGRAACGL; this is translated from the coding sequence ATGCTCGAGTCCGGCGACCGCCTCGTGCTGCCGCATGGGGTGGCGCTGCGCGACGGGCTCCTCGCCGACGAGGTTCGGGGCGAGGGATGGCCGCTCAACGCCGCCGGGGAGCTGGTGCTGGCACGCGTGGGCGCGAGCCTGGCAGAGATCGTGGACGAGGTCGCCGCCACGTTCGCCCTCCCCGTCGCCCGCGCCCGCGCCGACGTGCTCGCCTTCGTCTGGCAGCTCAACCGCCTCAGCCTCGCGAACCTCGACCATCCCGGTGGACGCCTGCGTCGTCTCCTGGCCTGGCTTCGCCTGGCGGCCCGGCTGCTCCCCGCCGGCGCGATTCCCCACTCGACCGCGCGCCGGCATCCCGTCGACACGACCTCCGCACGCAGATCCGTGCTCACGGTGTTCGCCGCGGTGTGGCGGCGGGCGGCGGCGATCGCTTTCCTCGGCGTGCTCGCGGTCGCCCACGTCGAGGCGTTCGCCGGCAGCGTCGAGCCGTCCGCTGCGCTTGCGATCGGGGCCGCCTGCGGCGGAGGGCTTGCGTTCCACGAGGCGGCGCACGCGGTGGCGCTGCGCGGCGTTCCGACGGCGCTCGTCGTACGCGGGCGGCGCACCTACCTCCTGCACGCCGCGCTGGCGTCCCGGCGCCGGGCGCTCGTCGCGCTCGCGGGCCCGCTCGCCGTCGCCGCAGCCGGCGTCCTTGCCGCGGCGGTCGCCGCCGCGCTCGGATCGGCATCCGTGGCGATCGCAGCCGGGCCTCTCTGCGCGCACGCGGTCGCTCTCACCGTCCTCGCCTCCGACGGGAGGGCGGCATGCGGATTGTGA
- a CDS encoding 2-oxoglutarate dehydrogenase E1 component: MSATDRSGLNAGYVAQMLEDYLDAPGAVPPEWRALFEGEPQAAVAALPGLSRLIGSRDGDGNGLVSPPAPAPPPSVAFPPPAPAGQASTPQPTPEPSRTPAAVDETLLGGVAAAMALVKAYRMHGHLAAHLDPLGSEPPGDPALDESRLLPPLTPELQARIPASLLRLYVPGDTLLEALPRLREVYTGTIAYEIEHISDHAERVWLRQAIESGRFRRPLSPDERKALLRRISQAEGFEQYLRRSFLGQKQFSLEGLEALVPMLDETIALAAEAGAHEVVIGMAHRGRLNALVHTVGRSYESILREFEGERSIDALVVDPEGGTGDVKYHLPASGTRTTPAGEIEVTIVPNPSHLEAVGPVVEGRARAQQTDRSGGAGLHDPSVALPVLIHGDAAFPGQGVVAETLNLQALEGYATGGTLHLITNNQVGYTTDPTESRSTRYSSDLAKGFDVPIVHVNADDPEAALSAVRLALAFREEFGHDVVIDLVGYRRFGHNEQDDASYTQPLMVERIQRQPTVREVYAAHLVADGDATQEEVDAYVGDVTETLRAAHERLRSAIGQEPAAAAVPAEVTAVTTTGDAVVTAVPAGRLRALNEQLLTVPESFVVNAKLARQLERRRATIVEGGIDWGQAEALAFGSLLEEGIPVRLSGQDAERGTFAHRHLMFHDPATGETYAPIQHLPGATASFEVYNSPLSEYAPLGFEYGYSVAAPDALVLWEAQFGDFVNGAQIVIDQFLVAGRSKWGQTSRLTLLLPHGYEGNGPEHSSARLERFLQQGAQDNIRIANCTTAAQFFHLLRRQALDATARPLVVMTPKGLLRLKQASSTLPELSEGAFQQVIDDVSVVDRAAVRRLVLCSGKVYYDIVGHEERPRAVSTAVARVEQLYPFPVEALAALVASYPALTEIVWAQEEPQNMGAWRSIRHRLEDAARSSSSLSAVSYVGRPWRAAPSEGYPTAHQREQDRIVRAALAGAPA, from the coding sequence ATGAGCGCAACCGATCGGTCAGGGCTCAATGCCGGCTACGTCGCCCAGATGCTCGAGGACTACCTCGACGCGCCGGGGGCCGTGCCGCCCGAGTGGCGGGCGCTGTTCGAGGGCGAGCCGCAGGCCGCCGTGGCGGCGCTGCCCGGCCTTTCGCGTCTGATCGGGTCGCGCGATGGGGACGGGAACGGCCTGGTCTCCCCGCCCGCGCCGGCCCCGCCGCCGTCCGTGGCCTTCCCGCCGCCGGCTCCCGCCGGGCAGGCGAGCACGCCGCAGCCCACCCCCGAGCCGTCCCGCACGCCGGCCGCCGTCGACGAGACGCTCCTCGGCGGCGTCGCGGCGGCGATGGCTCTTGTCAAGGCCTACCGGATGCACGGCCATCTGGCGGCGCATCTCGACCCGCTCGGGTCGGAGCCCCCCGGCGACCCGGCGCTCGACGAGTCGCGACTCCTGCCCCCGCTCACGCCCGAGCTGCAGGCGCGCATCCCGGCGTCGCTCCTGCGCCTCTACGTCCCCGGCGACACGCTGCTCGAGGCGCTCCCGCGCCTGCGCGAGGTCTACACCGGCACGATCGCCTACGAGATCGAGCACATCTCCGACCACGCCGAGCGCGTCTGGCTGCGGCAGGCGATCGAATCGGGGCGCTTTCGCCGCCCTCTCAGCCCGGACGAGCGCAAGGCGCTGCTGCGCCGGATCTCCCAGGCGGAGGGCTTCGAGCAGTATCTCCGCCGCTCCTTCCTCGGCCAGAAGCAGTTCTCGCTCGAGGGTCTCGAGGCGCTCGTGCCGATGCTCGACGAGACGATCGCGCTCGCAGCCGAAGCGGGCGCGCACGAGGTCGTGATCGGAATGGCGCATCGCGGCCGCCTCAACGCGCTCGTCCACACGGTCGGGCGCTCGTACGAGTCGATCCTGCGCGAGTTCGAGGGCGAGCGCTCGATCGACGCGCTCGTCGTCGATCCGGAAGGCGGCACCGGCGACGTCAAGTACCACCTTCCCGCGTCCGGCACGCGTACGACGCCGGCGGGCGAGATCGAGGTGACGATCGTTCCCAACCCGAGCCACCTGGAGGCGGTGGGGCCGGTCGTCGAGGGCCGGGCGCGTGCGCAGCAGACCGACCGCTCCGGCGGCGCGGGGCTGCACGACCCGTCGGTCGCGCTCCCCGTTCTCATCCACGGCGACGCAGCCTTCCCCGGCCAGGGCGTCGTCGCCGAGACGCTCAACCTGCAGGCGCTCGAGGGCTACGCCACCGGCGGCACCCTGCACCTGATCACGAACAACCAGGTCGGCTACACGACCGACCCGACCGAGAGCCGCTCGACCCGCTATTCGAGCGATCTCGCCAAGGGCTTCGACGTGCCGATCGTGCACGTCAACGCCGACGATCCCGAGGCGGCCCTGTCGGCCGTCCGGCTCGCGCTCGCCTTCCGCGAGGAGTTCGGCCACGACGTCGTCATCGACCTCGTCGGCTACCGGCGCTTCGGCCACAACGAGCAGGACGACGCGTCGTACACGCAACCGCTGATGGTCGAGCGCATCCAGCGCCAGCCCACGGTGCGCGAGGTCTATGCCGCGCACCTCGTCGCCGACGGCGACGCCACGCAGGAGGAGGTGGACGCGTACGTGGGCGACGTGACGGAGACGCTGCGTGCCGCGCACGAGCGCCTGCGGTCGGCCATCGGCCAGGAGCCGGCGGCCGCCGCCGTGCCGGCCGAGGTGACCGCCGTCACGACGACGGGCGATGCCGTCGTGACGGCGGTGCCGGCAGGCCGTTTGCGCGCGCTCAACGAGCAGCTCCTGACGGTGCCGGAGTCGTTCGTCGTCAACGCGAAGCTCGCCAGGCAGCTCGAACGCCGGCGGGCGACGATCGTCGAGGGAGGGATCGACTGGGGCCAGGCCGAGGCGCTCGCGTTCGGCTCACTGCTCGAGGAGGGCATTCCCGTGCGGCTCTCCGGTCAGGACGCCGAGCGCGGCACGTTCGCGCACCGGCATCTCATGTTCCACGACCCTGCCACGGGCGAGACCTACGCGCCCATCCAGCACCTGCCCGGCGCCACCGCCTCCTTCGAGGTCTACAACTCCCCGCTCTCCGAGTACGCCCCGCTCGGCTTCGAGTACGGCTACTCCGTCGCCGCACCCGATGCGCTCGTGCTGTGGGAGGCGCAGTTCGGCGACTTCGTCAACGGCGCCCAGATCGTGATCGACCAGTTCCTCGTCGCGGGCCGCTCGAAGTGGGGCCAGACCTCCCGCCTGACGCTGCTCCTGCCCCACGGCTACGAGGGCAACGGCCCCGAGCATTCGAGCGCGCGCCTCGAGCGGTTCCTGCAGCAGGGTGCCCAGGACAACATCCGTATCGCCAACTGCACGACGGCGGCCCAGTTCTTCCACCTGTTGCGCCGGCAGGCGCTCGACGCCACCGCGCGGCCGCTCGTCGTGATGACGCCGAAGGGATTGCTGCGCCTCAAGCAGGCCTCGTCGACGCTGCCGGAGCTCTCGGAGGGAGCGTTCCAGCAGGTGATCGACGACGTCTCCGTCGTCGACCGTGCTGCCGTGCGGCGGCTCGTGCTCTGCAGCGGCAAGGTCTACTACGACATCGTCGGCCATGAGGAGCGCCCCCGCGCCGTCTCGACCGCCGTCGCCCGCGTGGAGCAGCTGTACCCGTTCCCGGTCGAGGCCCTCGCCGCGCTCGTGGCGTCGTACCCGGCCCTGACGGAGATCGTGTGGGCGCAGGAGGAGCCGCAGAACATGGGGGCGTGGCGGTCGATCCGCCATCGTCTCGAGGACGCGGCCCGCTCGAGCTCGTCGCTCAGCGCTGTCTCCTACGTCGGCCGTCCCTGGCGCGCGGCGCCGAGCGAGGGCTATCCGACCGCCCACCAGCGCGAGCAGGACCGCATCGTGCGTGCGGCGCTCGCCGGCGCCCCCGCCTGA
- a CDS encoding aminopeptidase, which produces MTPDERLRRYAELAVRVGADVQPGQEVVVGCQVEHAGNARAVFREAYRAGAKRVTVRYVDQHLRRAAIELGPAEMLGKTPAFMLEWIRSWREERPALIQLTGDAEPDVDGLDGDGRATPIMRDDVWVLS; this is translated from the coding sequence GTGACTCCCGACGAGCGCTTGCGGCGCTACGCCGAGTTGGCCGTCCGCGTCGGCGCCGACGTGCAGCCGGGCCAGGAGGTCGTCGTGGGGTGCCAGGTCGAACACGCCGGCAACGCCCGCGCCGTCTTCCGCGAGGCGTACCGGGCGGGCGCGAAGCGGGTCACCGTGCGCTACGTCGATCAGCATCTGCGGCGCGCCGCCATCGAGCTCGGGCCCGCGGAGATGCTCGGCAAGACGCCCGCCTTCATGCTCGAGTGGATCCGCTCGTGGCGCGAGGAGCGGCCTGCGCTGATCCAGCTCACGGGCGATGCCGAGCCGGACGTCGATGGGCTCGACGGCGACGGCCGCGCAACGCCGATCATGCGCGACGACGTCTGGGTGCTCTCCTGA
- a CDS encoding ABC transporter ATP-binding protein — protein sequence MQPEARRSGLSRLWPYTAGRRRRLALIMLLAAVSAAAPVAGWTIVGDAIDNGIRASDPARLRLDVAAYIAVGVAAWALGTTTWIMLAGMGQRAVLDLRRDLFDHLTSLSLRYFSQQKAGWIIARLTSDVDALSDVLNQGLTTLVVNSLTLVAAVGGLFLLDWRLGLVALLVLPPGILVTRWFQRTSHIAFSDVRTRIAAVTAQLAESVSGMAVVQAFNRERAFQSEFAELNEANRVSNLHAQKLSSFFFPAIEFLGVTATVFVLFAGAKLIDGGSLRIGTLIAAVGMLQLVFQPLQELSELYGQVQAASAAMGKISTVLDADQEIGDRPGARPIGRIGGRVQLDGVVFAYGEEPVVHDISIEVPEGGCIALVGESGGGKSTMAKLIARFYDPLEGAVRVDGTDLRDVQLRSYRRQLGVVLQDPFLFSGTIADNIRFGRPEARDEEVEAAARAIGVDRVAARFEEGLQHVVREGGAGLSAGERQLISIARALLADPRILILDEATSNIDRPSEILIERAFDTLLRGRTSIIIAHRLATVRRADEILVIEKGRIAQRGSEAELLATDGPFRRLAETFDGSLARRVA from the coding sequence TTGCAGCCTGAGGCGAGACGAAGCGGGCTCTCGCGCCTCTGGCCCTACACGGCGGGCCGGCGGCGGCGGCTGGCGCTGATCATGCTGCTCGCCGCCGTCTCGGCCGCGGCGCCGGTCGCCGGCTGGACGATCGTCGGCGACGCGATCGACAACGGCATCCGCGCCTCCGATCCCGCGCGGCTGCGCCTCGACGTCGCTGCGTACATCGCCGTCGGCGTCGCCGCCTGGGCGCTCGGCACGACCACCTGGATCATGCTCGCCGGCATGGGGCAGCGCGCCGTGCTCGACCTTCGCCGCGACCTCTTCGACCATCTGACGTCTCTGTCGCTGCGCTACTTCTCGCAGCAGAAGGCCGGCTGGATCATCGCGCGACTCACGTCCGACGTGGACGCGCTCTCCGATGTGCTCAACCAGGGCCTGACGACGCTCGTCGTCAACTCGCTCACGCTCGTCGCCGCGGTCGGCGGGCTGTTCCTGCTCGACTGGCGCCTCGGCCTCGTGGCGCTGCTCGTGCTTCCTCCCGGGATCCTCGTGACGCGATGGTTCCAGCGAACGTCGCACATCGCGTTCTCCGACGTGCGCACGCGAATCGCCGCCGTCACCGCGCAGCTCGCCGAGTCGGTGTCGGGCATGGCGGTCGTGCAGGCGTTCAACCGCGAGCGCGCATTCCAGAGCGAGTTCGCCGAGCTCAACGAGGCGAACCGCGTCTCCAACCTCCATGCGCAGAAGCTGTCGTCGTTCTTCTTCCCGGCGATCGAGTTCCTCGGAGTCACCGCAACGGTGTTCGTCCTCTTCGCGGGAGCGAAGCTGATCGACGGCGGCTCGCTCAGGATCGGGACGCTGATCGCGGCCGTCGGCATGCTGCAGCTCGTGTTCCAGCCGCTGCAGGAGCTGTCGGAGCTGTACGGCCAGGTGCAGGCGGCGAGCGCGGCGATGGGCAAGATCTCCACCGTCCTCGACGCCGACCAGGAGATCGGCGACCGGCCCGGCGCACGGCCGATCGGCCGCATCGGCGGCCGCGTCCAGCTCGACGGCGTCGTCTTCGCCTACGGCGAGGAACCGGTCGTCCACGACATCTCGATCGAGGTGCCCGAGGGCGGCTGCATCGCGCTCGTCGGCGAGTCGGGCGGCGGCAAGTCGACGATGGCGAAGCTGATCGCCCGCTTCTACGACCCCCTCGAGGGCGCCGTCCGCGTCGACGGCACCGACCTGCGCGACGTGCAGCTTCGCTCCTACCGGCGCCAGCTCGGCGTCGTGCTGCAGGACCCGTTCCTGTTCAGCGGCACGATCGCCGACAACATCCGCTTCGGCCGCCCCGAGGCGCGCGACGAGGAGGTCGAGGCGGCCGCGCGAGCGATCGGCGTCGACCGTGTCGCGGCGCGCTTCGAGGAGGGCCTCCAGCACGTCGTACGCGAGGGGGGCGCCGGCCTGTCGGCGGGCGAGCGGCAGCTGATCTCGATCGCCCGCGCGCTGCTCGCCGACCCGCGCATCCTCATTCTCGACGAGGCGACCTCGAACATCGACCGGCCGAGCGAGATCCTCATCGAGCGGGCGTTCGACACGCTCCTGCGCGGGCGCACGTCGATCATCATCGCCCATCGCCTGGCGACGGTGCGGCGGGCCGACGAGATCCTCGTGATCGAGAAGGGGCGCATCGCCCAGCGCGGCAGCGAGGCCGAGCTGCTCGCCACGGACGGGCCGTTCAGGCGTCTTGCCGAGACCTTCGACGGCTCGCTCGCCCGCAGAGTCGCCTGA
- a CDS encoding ABC transporter ATP-binding protein — MSTVDPPDLALWPTLRNLFPLWWEQRRMVALGLACALVFTGLSLLIPVLIQRTIDRAIDGGEKRLLLPTLAAILVVAALRFAFNFARRYATARVGIAVEARLREKLYDAYLTYPRAFYDRHATGEVISRATNDIYPVRYFIGWGVVQALQSVMMLVGAAIVLTSVNARLALYAALAMPPIAVLTYVFAHKVFPISRAVQARKGHLTEASDEAVVGIEMVQAFGREDDVRARFGTRAEAVRAETMRQAGVESRFLPGLIFLPLLGIAAVLYFGGREAIAGTLTIGQFTLFITLLLQLVWPLEALGWIINLGQRATAAASRGFAWLDGIEPLAERPDPAALPDGPLAVRMEGVRFRYGTGSEVLSGVDLEIEPGEIVAVCGATGAGKTSLLNLVPRFYDPSAGRVLLGGVDSRDLALAGLRRSVALVTQKAVLFSVPLRDNLLAARPDADWEEVLAACEAAGVAAFVDGLPDGYDTLIGERGVNLSGGQRQRVALARALIAGARVIVLDDPMSAVDTETERHLVANLRSAVAGRTVLIAGQRLSTVLVADRALVLRDGRIVESGLPQDLIRAGGAFAELFGDEALAA; from the coding sequence GTGAGCACCGTCGACCCACCCGACCTGGCCCTGTGGCCGACCCTGCGCAACCTGTTCCCGCTGTGGTGGGAGCAGCGGCGCATGGTCGCGCTCGGGCTCGCGTGCGCGCTCGTGTTCACCGGGCTCTCGCTGCTGATCCCGGTCCTGATCCAGCGCACGATCGACCGCGCCATCGACGGTGGCGAGAAGCGCCTCCTCCTTCCCACCCTCGCGGCGATCCTCGTCGTTGCCGCGCTGCGCTTCGCGTTCAACTTCGCGCGCCGCTATGCGACTGCGCGCGTCGGCATCGCCGTCGAGGCGCGGCTGCGCGAGAAGCTCTACGACGCCTATCTCACCTACCCGCGCGCCTTCTACGACCGCCACGCCACCGGCGAGGTGATCTCGCGGGCGACGAACGACATCTACCCGGTGCGCTACTTCATCGGCTGGGGCGTCGTGCAGGCGCTGCAGAGCGTGATGATGCTCGTCGGCGCCGCGATCGTGCTGACGAGCGTGAACGCGCGGCTCGCGCTCTACGCGGCGCTCGCGATGCCGCCGATCGCCGTCCTCACCTACGTGTTCGCGCACAAGGTGTTCCCCATCTCGCGCGCGGTGCAGGCACGCAAGGGCCATCTGACCGAGGCATCCGACGAGGCGGTCGTCGGCATCGAGATGGTGCAGGCGTTCGGTCGCGAGGACGACGTCCGCGCGCGCTTCGGCACGCGGGCGGAGGCCGTGCGCGCCGAGACGATGCGGCAGGCGGGCGTCGAGTCGCGCTTCCTGCCGGGCCTCATCTTCCTGCCCTTGCTCGGGATCGCCGCCGTCCTCTACTTCGGCGGCCGCGAGGCGATCGCCGGGACGCTGACGATCGGCCAGTTCACGCTCTTCATCACGCTGCTGCTACAGCTCGTGTGGCCGCTCGAGGCGCTCGGCTGGATCATCAACCTCGGCCAGCGCGCCACCGCGGCCGCGTCGCGGGGCTTCGCCTGGCTCGACGGCATCGAGCCGCTCGCCGAGCGCCCCGACCCGGCGGCGCTCCCGGACGGCCCGCTCGCCGTGCGGATGGAGGGCGTGCGCTTTCGCTACGGCACCGGCTCCGAGGTGCTGTCGGGCGTCGACCTCGAGATCGAGCCGGGCGAGATCGTGGCCGTGTGCGGCGCCACCGGGGCCGGCAAGACGTCACTCCTCAATCTCGTCCCCCGCTTCTACGACCCGAGCGCCGGACGCGTGCTGCTCGGCGGCGTCGACAGCCGCGATCTGGCCCTGGCGGGACTGCGGCGCTCGGTCGCGCTCGTGACCCAGAAGGCGGTGCTGTTCTCGGTGCCGCTGCGCGACAACCTGCTCGCCGCCCGGCCCGACGCCGACTGGGAGGAGGTGCTCGCCGCGTGCGAGGCGGCGGGCGTGGCCGCCTTCGTCGACGGGCTGCCCGACGGGTACGACACGCTCATCGGCGAGCGCGGGGTCAACCTCTCCGGAGGCCAGCGCCAGCGCGTCGCCCTCGCGCGCGCGCTCATCGCCGGCGCCCGCGTGATCGTGCTCGACGACCCGATGTCGGCCGTCGATACGGAGACCGAGCGCCACCTCGTCGCCAACCTGCGTTCCGCCGTCGCCGGCCGCACCGTCCTCATCGCGGGCCAGCGGCTGTCGACGGTGCTCGTCGCCGACCGTGCGCTCGTGCTGCGTGACGGGCGCATCGTCGAGAGCGGCCTGCCGCAGGACCTGATCCGCGCCGGCGGCGCGTTCGCCGAACTGTTCGGAGACGAAGCCCTTGCAGCCTGA
- a CDS encoding NlpC/P60 family protein, with translation MRRALLAALAVVAAALAAPALAAQPPVPAVPGPPAVPAVSSWADAQIATVTAAGLLGGDPDPAAFRPTDPLTRGELYDALTALGRQAKAPADPSLPVTMRELDAQIVAALGLLPAAGRFRVAARDAGIAPTSMLGTETVARLLGLRVDHPADQDDLELLPTQPATRAEAAYSLARVLALSDGQTAWVDQLSQTFVLPQLNDWQRSVLTRALRFVGYPYVWAGTSERRQKLWSATAPGGWVTAPGGFDCSGFVWRVYKAEPFAGAPVLAGVIRGRTTYVMSAEVAPAQRIAMDALEPGDLIFFGDKGPRSTPAQIGHMGIYVGGGWFVHSSSRGVSLDPLQGWYAKRFAWARRPLAEAGLTV, from the coding sequence ATGAGACGCGCTCTCCTCGCCGCGCTCGCCGTCGTCGCCGCCGCGCTCGCGGCACCGGCGCTTGCCGCGCAGCCCCCGGTTCCCGCCGTGCCCGGGCCTCCCGCCGTGCCGGCCGTCTCGTCGTGGGCGGACGCGCAGATCGCGACCGTGACCGCAGCCGGCCTGCTCGGAGGCGACCCCGACCCTGCCGCGTTCCGCCCCACCGATCCTCTCACCCGCGGCGAGCTCTACGACGCGCTCACCGCCCTCGGCAGGCAGGCGAAGGCGCCGGCCGATCCGTCCCTTCCCGTGACGATGCGCGAGCTCGACGCACAGATCGTCGCCGCACTCGGCCTCCTGCCCGCCGCCGGGCGCTTCCGCGTCGCTGCCCGCGACGCGGGCATCGCGCCGACCTCGATGCTCGGCACCGAGACCGTCGCGCGCCTGCTCGGCCTGCGCGTCGACCACCCGGCCGACCAGGACGACCTCGAGCTACTCCCGACGCAGCCGGCGACGCGCGCGGAGGCCGCCTACTCGCTCGCCCGCGTACTGGCGCTGAGCGACGGCCAGACCGCCTGGGTAGACCAGCTCAGTCAGACGTTCGTGCTGCCTCAGCTGAACGACTGGCAGCGCAGCGTGCTCACGAGGGCGCTGCGCTTCGTCGGCTACCCGTACGTGTGGGCGGGGACGTCGGAGAGGCGGCAGAAGCTGTGGAGCGCGACCGCGCCCGGCGGCTGGGTGACGGCCCCGGGCGGCTTCGACTGCTCGGGCTTCGTCTGGCGCGTCTACAAGGCCGAGCCGTTCGCGGGCGCCCCCGTGCTCGCCGGAGTCATCAGGGGCCGCACGACGTACGTGATGAGCGCCGAGGTCGCCCCCGCGCAGCGCATCGCGATGGACGCGCTCGAGCCGGGCGACCTCATCTTCTTCGGCGACAAGGGCCCGCGGTCGACGCCTGCGCAGATCGGCCACATGGGGATCTACGTCGGCGGCGGCTGGTTCGTGCACTCGTCGAGCCGCGGGGTGTCGCTCGATCCGCTGCAGGGCTGGTACGCGAAGCGTTTCGCGTGGGCACGCAGACCCCTGGCCGAGGCAGGCCTCACGGTCTAG